From a single Eleginops maclovinus isolate JMC-PN-2008 ecotype Puerto Natales chromosome 2, JC_Emac_rtc_rv5, whole genome shotgun sequence genomic region:
- the caprin1b gene encoding caprin-1b: protein MPSAMNANRTVQSASPDVGSAPGSMGNFAGQPEVMKQVLCVLDKKVRNMEKKKSKLDDYQVRKDKGESLNQDQLEALSKFQEIMHNLEFGRELQKTFMSLGQDIQKAVKKTARREQLQREEAEQKRLKTILELQFLLDRLGEDAVRQDLKQGVSDSPLLTGADLSAFDEFYKLVGPNRDQSIRLVDQYEEASVHLWDLLEGKDKAVVGTTYKALREILDQVLLSGYFDQVPSHQNGMCEEEEEEEEEEEEEEAVSAAAAAASVVAAAAVAESSEAEEQTADPETEIIEEFTEPIAVEMTEFINRQFIPDGTYSGSEKEQGDEWTTETEAVGALQQQQQQQQQPMQPAVSPVAMETHPLNLASPVPPTDPLVRKQVVQDLMAQMQGTYNFMQDSMLEFDGPPIDPAIVSAQPMKPAQNMDLPQMVCPPVHPESRLSQPNSVPVQPEPTQVPIISPTPPPMYQSSHTPDPRPPTENIDPVQTSMSLSSEQPPPSTALQPASQTQVFQPVSKAPHSSGINVNAAPFQSMQTVFNLNAPVPPANETEALNQASQYQNSYNPAFSSPPQHPAEQTEMQSEQLQSVGAFHSQDQSGGHPQPPQQGPGFVRQGQSFYNSRGMSRGGPRNARGMINGYRGSSNGFRGGYDGYRPPFANTQNSGYGQTQFNTPRDYSNGNYQRDGYQPNYKRGAGQGPRGVSRGSTQAIRS, encoded by the exons ATGCCCTCAGCGATGAATGCAAACAGGACAGTGCAGTCTGCCAGCCCAGATGTGGGATCCGCTCCAGGGTCAATGGGTAATTTTGCTGGACAGCCTGAAGTCATGAAGCAAGTGCTGTGCGTACTCGACAAGAAGGTCCGCAACatggagaagaaaaag AGTAAACTGGATGACTATCAAGTTAGGAAGGACAAAGGGGAAAGTCTCAATCAGGACCAGCTG GAGGCCCTCTCCAAGTTCCAGGAAATAATGCATAACTTAGAATTCGGCCGAGAGTTGCAGAAGACGTTCATGTCCCTGGGACAAGAT ATCCAGAAGGCAGTAAAGAAGACTGCAAGGCGAGAACAGCTGCAGCGGGAGGAGGCTGAGCAGAAGCGACTGAAGACGATTCTGGAGCTGCAGTTCCTCCTGGACCGACTGGGAGAGGACGCTGTGCGGCAGGACCTGAAGCAGGGAGTCAGTGACTCACCGCTGCTGACGGGTGCAGACCTCTCAGCTTTTGATGAGTTCTATAAACTGGTTGGGCCAAACCGTGACCAAAGCATCAG GTTGGTTGACCAGTATGAAGAAGCATCAGTGCACCTCTGGGATCTGCTGGAAGGGAAAGACAAGGCTGTGGTTGGAACAACAT ACAAGGCTTTGAGAGAGATTTTGGACCAGGTTCTGCTCAGTGGGTACTTTGACCAGGTTCCATCTCACCAAAACGGtatgtgtgaggaggaggaggaggaggaggaagaggaggaggaagaagaggcagtctcagcagcagcagcagcagcttcagtgGTGGCAGCAGCAGCCGTAGCTGAGTCGTCAGAAGCAGAAGAGCAGACTGCTGATCCAG AAACTGAAATCATTGAGGAGTTCACAGAGCCCATTGCTGTGGAGATGACAGAG TTTATAAACAGACAGTTCATTCCAGATGGCACATACAGCGGCAGTGAGAAGGAGCAGGGGGACGAGTGGACCACGGAAACAGAG GCAGTCGGggcactgcagcagcagcagcagcagcagcagcagcctatGCAGCCTGCCGTTTCACCTGTTGCTATGGAGACCCACCCCTTGAATTTAGCTTCTCCTGTGCCGCCCACGGACCCTTTGGTCAGGAAGCAGGTGGTGCAGGACTTAATGGCACAGATGCAGGGAACTTACAACTTCATGCAG GACTCGATGCTGGAGTTTGACGGACCGCCCATTGACCCCGCCATTGTCTCAGCACAGCCCATGAAACCCGCTCAAAACATGGACTTACCGCAGATGGTGTGTCCTCCAG TTCACCCAGAGTCCCGGCTATCGCAACCCAACTCTGTTCCTGTCCAGCCTGAGCCCACACAA GTTCCTATCATTTCCCCAACTCCGCCCCCCATGTATCAAAGTTCACACACGCCAGATCCTCGACCCCCAACAGAAAACATCGACCCCGTCCAG ACCTCCATGTCGTTGTCGTCAGAGCAGCCTCCGCCCTCCACAGCTCTCCAGCCTGCCTCTCAAACGCAAGTTTTCCAGCCTGTCTCCAAAGCTCCGCACAGTAGTGGCATCAATGTCAACGCAGCACCATTCCAGTCGATGCAGACA GTGTTCAACCTCAATGCCCCAGTCCCGCCAGCTAATGAGACAGAGGCTTTGAACCAGGCCAGCCAATACCAGAACAGCTACAACCCAGCCTTCAGCAGCCCGCCGCAGCATCCTGCGGAGCAGACAGAGATGCAGTCCGAACAGCTGCAGTCTG TTGGTGCCTTCCATTCCCAAGACCAGTCAGGAGGCCATCCGCAGCCTCCGCAGCAGGGCCCAGGCTTCGTCAGGCAGGGCCAGTCCTTCTACAACAGCAGAGGCATGTCCCGCGGTGGACCTCGCAATGCCAGGGGGATGATCAATGGCTACAGAGGCTCATCGAATGGGTTCAGAG GTGGCTATGATGGTTATCGTCCTCCTTTCGCCAACACTCAAAACTCTGGTTATGGACAGACTCAGTTCAACACACCTCGGGATTACTCCAACGGGAATTATCAGAGG GATGGTTACCAACCGAACTACAAGCGCGGAGCGGGTCAGGGACCCAGAGGAGTGTCGAGAGGCAGTACTCAGGCAATTCGATCCTGA
- the lmo2 gene encoding rhombotin-2 isoform X1 yields MSSAIERKTLEANEEPVDEVLQMPPSLLTCGGCQQSIGDRFFLKAIEQYWHEDCLSCDLCGCRLGEVGRRLYYKLGRKLCRRDYLRLFGQDGLCASCEKRIRAFEMTMRVRDKVYHLECFKCAACQKHFCVGDRYLLINSDIVCEQDIFEWTKLNNSNMI; encoded by the exons ATGTCATCCGCTATAGAGAGGAAGACACTGGAAGCTAATGA gGAGCCGGTGGATGAGGTCCTCCAGATGCCACCTTCTCTACTGACCTGCGGTGGGTGTCAGCAGAGTATCGGGGACAGGTTCTTCCTAAAGGCCATCGAGCAGTACTGGCATGAAGACTGCCTGAGCTGCGACCTGTGTGGCTGTCGACTGGGGGAGGTGGGCCGCCGCCTCTACTACAAGCTGGGGAGAAAACTTTGTCGGAGGGACTACCTCAG GCTGTTTGGTCAGGACGGTCTCTGTGCGTCCTGTGAGAAGAGGATTCGAGCATTTGAGATGACGATGCGTGTGCGGGATAAGGTTTACCATCTGGAGTGCTTCAAGTGTGCCGCCTGCCAAAAGCACTTCTGCGTGGGTGACCGCTACCTGCTCATCAACTCAGACATTGTGTGCGAGCAGGACATCTTCGAGTGGACCAAACTCAACAATAGCAACATGATTTAG
- the lmo2 gene encoding rhombotin-2 isoform X2, with translation MPPSLLTCGGCQQSIGDRFFLKAIEQYWHEDCLSCDLCGCRLGEVGRRLYYKLGRKLCRRDYLRLFGQDGLCASCEKRIRAFEMTMRVRDKVYHLECFKCAACQKHFCVGDRYLLINSDIVCEQDIFEWTKLNNSNMI, from the exons ATGCCACCTTCTCTACTGACCTGCGGTGGGTGTCAGCAGAGTATCGGGGACAGGTTCTTCCTAAAGGCCATCGAGCAGTACTGGCATGAAGACTGCCTGAGCTGCGACCTGTGTGGCTGTCGACTGGGGGAGGTGGGCCGCCGCCTCTACTACAAGCTGGGGAGAAAACTTTGTCGGAGGGACTACCTCAG GCTGTTTGGTCAGGACGGTCTCTGTGCGTCCTGTGAGAAGAGGATTCGAGCATTTGAGATGACGATGCGTGTGCGGGATAAGGTTTACCATCTGGAGTGCTTCAAGTGTGCCGCCTGCCAAAAGCACTTCTGCGTGGGTGACCGCTACCTGCTCATCAACTCAGACATTGTGTGCGAGCAGGACATCTTCGAGTGGACCAAACTCAACAATAGCAACATGATTTAG